A DNA window from Ranitomeya imitator isolate aRanImi1 chromosome 2, aRanImi1.pri, whole genome shotgun sequence contains the following coding sequences:
- the LOC138667157 gene encoding single-stranded DNA cytosine deaminase-like encodes MYATNKGCSASLLDKPVPNYQSVDDFHTRRQTRRTLESSAHQPLTCALSTNMILMAPAMFRSHYRPYTQPPATHLCYEVYDQHKSVDFGHLTNTGESHAEMVFLGERFNDAWKNSTVVWYISWSPCNNCTEILLNTFLPSNPHVKLHIIFAKVHPGTTKTKIQELKRKGVKIRPMCQIDFRWCWKHFVDSSESFIPWQNLYNDYYKAFRWLMG; translated from the exons ATGTACGCAACAAACAAAGGATGTTCTGCATCATTACTAGACAAACCCGTCCCTAACTATCAAAGCGTGGATGAtttccatacaagaagacagacgaGAAGAACTCTGGAAAGTTCAGCACATCAG CCTTTGACTTGCGCTCTTTCCACCAATATGATTTTGATGGCTCCTGCGATGTTCCGCTCTCATTACCGACCATATACGCAACCTCCAGCCACTCATCTCTGCTATGAGGTGTACGATCAGCACAAAAGTGTTGATTTTGGTCACCTTACCAACACCGGAGAATCCCACGCTGAGATGGTGTTTCTTGGAGAACGATTCAACGATGCTTGGAAAAATTCCACTGTTGTATGGTACATCTCCTGGAGTCCATGTAATAACTGCACTGAGATTTTGCTCAACACGTTCCTTCCCAGTAACCCTCACGTCAAGTTACACATCATATTCGCCAAGGTCCATCCGGGCACTACTAAAACTAAGATCCAAGAACTTAAACGTAAAGGAGTAAAAATACGACCAATGTGTCAAATAG actTTCGTTGGTGTTGGAAGCATTTTGTCGACTCTTCAGAATCCTTCATCCCATGGCAAAATTTATACAACGATTATTACAAGGCTTTCCGATGGTTGATGGGCTGA